Proteins encoded by one window of Cyclobacteriaceae bacterium:
- a CDS encoding chorismate mutase, with product MKKELQLEPMKNWSPATTRPLIISGPCSAETESQMVTTAKQIAATGKAHVLRAGIWKPRTRPGQFEGMGEEGLKWLVQAKQETGLPIATEVANGAHVEACLKAGVDILWVGARSTVNPFSVQEIADALKGVDVPVLVKNPVNPDLELWIGALERLNKAGITKLAAIHRGFSSFEKGPFRNAPMWDMAIELKTRIPELDIICDPSHICGTRELIPFIAQKALDLDMAGLMIESHIHPDAAWSDAKQQVTPSSLAKIIEGLVVRTPSAEDKNVKDALSMFREQIDQLDDEIMQKFAARMKISEKIGQFKKDNQVTILQVNRWEEIIHTRVALGLAMGLSEDFSREMLKLVHQESIQVQTRVMNKADVKV from the coding sequence ATGAAAAAGGAATTACAACTTGAACCGATGAAGAACTGGTCGCCTGCAACTACGCGGCCACTCATTATAAGTGGTCCGTGCAGTGCGGAAACAGAAAGCCAGATGGTTACAACGGCCAAGCAAATTGCAGCAACCGGAAAGGCACATGTATTGCGTGCCGGAATCTGGAAACCCCGCACACGGCCCGGTCAGTTTGAGGGCATGGGTGAAGAAGGATTGAAGTGGTTGGTGCAAGCAAAGCAGGAGACCGGGTTGCCCATTGCTACGGAAGTAGCCAATGGGGCACACGTGGAAGCCTGTTTGAAAGCCGGTGTGGATATTCTTTGGGTAGGTGCACGTTCAACGGTAAATCCATTTTCAGTTCAGGAGATAGCGGATGCGTTGAAGGGCGTGGATGTTCCGGTGTTGGTGAAAAATCCGGTTAACCCTGATCTGGAATTATGGATCGGAGCGCTTGAACGCTTGAACAAGGCTGGCATTACCAAGTTAGCGGCCATTCATCGCGGATTTTCTTCATTCGAAAAAGGACCGTTTAGAAATGCACCCATGTGGGATATGGCCATTGAATTGAAAACACGCATTCCGGAACTGGATATCATCTGCGATCCCAGCCACATTTGCGGTACGCGCGAATTGATTCCGTTCATTGCACAAAAAGCACTCGACCTCGATATGGCTGGGTTGATGATCGAAAGTCACATACATCCGGATGCTGCGTGGAGCGATGCGAAGCAACAGGTAACACCATCATCATTGGCGAAAATTATTGAGGGATTGGTGGTGCGTACGCCATCGGCTGAAGATAAAAATGTGAAGGATGCATTGAGTATGTTCCGTGAGCAGATTGACCAATTGGATGATGAGATCATGCAGAAGTTTGCGGCCCGAATGAAAATATCTGAAAAGATCGGCCAGTTCAAAAAGGATAACCAGGTCACCATTCTTCAGGTAAATCGTTGGGAAGAGATCATTCATACACGCGTAGCGCTTGGGTTGGCGATGGGATTATCTGAGGATTTTTCTCGCGAAATGCTTAAGCTGGTACACCAGGAATCCATACAGGTGCAAACCCGTGTGATGAACAAGGCCGATGTAAAAGTTTAG
- a CDS encoding prephenate dehydrogenase → MKVTVVGLGLIGGSLAIDLRKTGLATELVGVDASAAHGERAVELKIVDRIADEHSAFTSADLVIFAIPVNLLAGKLPQVLDSIGKHTVVMDVGSTKAQICKAVTNHPKRAQFVAAHPIAGTENSGPDAAFSGLFTGKTTIICEHQRSSAEALALVNKVFETLRMKAIYMQPDEHDKHVAYVSHLSHVSSFLLGQTVLDIEKDEKNIFTLAGSGFASTVRLAKSSPGMWAPIFEQNMEYLSQALQEYIIHLQRFQYHLMKKNTTELYRIMTEANEIRRILDGTELSASSTKENKQTEMVKA, encoded by the coding sequence ATGAAAGTAACAGTTGTTGGATTGGGTTTAATTGGGGGTTCGTTGGCAATTGACCTGCGCAAAACAGGGTTGGCTACTGAACTGGTTGGGGTGGATGCCAGTGCGGCTCATGGTGAGCGAGCAGTCGAGTTAAAAATTGTTGATCGGATAGCAGATGAACATTCAGCTTTTACTTCGGCTGATCTTGTAATTTTTGCAATCCCTGTAAACTTGCTGGCTGGCAAACTTCCGCAGGTGTTGGATAGCATCGGAAAGCATACGGTTGTGATGGATGTAGGATCCACTAAGGCACAGATTTGTAAAGCGGTTACCAACCATCCAAAGCGTGCGCAGTTTGTGGCGGCTCACCCGATTGCGGGTACTGAAAATTCCGGACCCGATGCCGCGTTCTCCGGATTATTTACTGGAAAGACAACCATTATCTGTGAACATCAGCGGTCATCTGCGGAAGCATTGGCTTTGGTGAACAAGGTATTTGAAACCTTGCGCATGAAAGCCATCTACATGCAACCTGATGAACACGACAAACATGTGGCGTATGTTTCGCATTTGTCGCACGTAAGTTCTTTTTTGTTGGGGCAAACCGTGTTGGATATTGAAAAGGATGAAAAAAATATTTTCACCCTGGCCGGTAGTGGTTTTGCGTCAACGGTGCGTCTGGCAAAAAGTTCACCGGGTATGTGGGCGCCCATTTTTGAGCAAAACATGGAATACCTGAGCCAGGCGTTACAGGAATACATCATTCATTTGCAACGCTTTCAATATCATTTAATGAAAAAGAATACAACCGAATTGTACAGGATTATGACCGAAGCAAACGAAATCAGAAGAATACTGGATGGAACTGAACTTTCAGCTTCATCAACAAAAGAGAACAAACAAACCGAAATGGTAAAAGCATAA
- a CDS encoding M15 family metallopeptidase encodes MKSLTSFLVLFLFSLSLLHAQDVDKNYLLGKFNQNQDDRFVQLDDQYTGGSAKGAYLRKETYEAFVRMAEAAKQDGVNLVIISATRNYLQQKAIWERKWVNDKESKTDVDRAKKILLYSSMPGSSRHHWGTDMDLNNLNNEYFDSGEGLKIYEWLKAHAHEYGFCQPYTTKTDGRTGYEEERWHWSYTPLSIPFLEAYKKTVALTDIRDFLGSETAAKIDIITNYVDGVACK; translated from the coding sequence ATGAAGTCACTTACCTCATTTCTTGTACTATTTCTTTTTAGTCTATCACTTCTGCATGCGCAGGATGTTGATAAAAATTATTTGTTGGGCAAGTTCAATCAAAATCAGGATGACCGGTTTGTGCAACTTGACGACCAGTATACAGGTGGATCAGCAAAAGGAGCTTATTTGCGTAAGGAAACGTATGAAGCCTTTGTACGCATGGCTGAAGCTGCAAAGCAAGATGGCGTAAACCTGGTGATCATTTCGGCTACGCGAAATTATTTACAGCAAAAAGCCATTTGGGAAAGAAAATGGGTTAATGACAAGGAATCTAAAACTGATGTGGATCGGGCAAAGAAGATTTTACTCTATTCATCAATGCCGGGTTCATCGCGCCACCATTGGGGTACCGATATGGACCTCAACAACCTGAACAATGAGTATTTTGATTCTGGCGAGGGCTTGAAAATTTACGAATGGCTGAAGGCGCATGCCCATGAATATGGATTCTGCCAACCGTACACTACAAAAACGGATGGGCGAACTGGTTACGAAGAAGAGCGGTGGCACTGGTCGTATACACCGCTTTCCATTCCTTTTCTGGAAGCCTATAAAAAAACAGTAGCGCTGACCGATATACGCGATTTCTTAGGCAGCGAAACAGCGGCTA
- a CDS encoding prephenate dehydratase encodes MTKNKKLKIAIQGLEASFHEVAARTYFQQAIQPVECLTFHALCESLKKGEADFAVMAIENSIAGSILPNYFLLQQYHFSIVGELYLPIHMHLLTLPGVKLSDIKTIESHPMALRQCTEFIHTLNGIEIRESDDTALSAKRVKTLKLKQTAAIANELAAKKYGLQILEKRIETHKKNFTRFLVLTRKSENNEKANKASLSFEVANEVGSLADALMTFKLNQINLLKIQSIPVIGKPSEYRIHVDVEWKRRKQYDDAMKQVLRQVKNLNVLGEYKKAKIEYN; translated from the coding sequence AGCAAGCTATTCAACCGGTTGAATGCTTGACTTTTCATGCGTTATGCGAAAGCTTAAAAAAGGGCGAAGCTGATTTTGCCGTAATGGCCATTGAGAACAGCATTGCCGGAAGCATCCTTCCGAATTATTTTTTACTTCAGCAATATCACTTCAGCATTGTGGGCGAGTTATACCTGCCCATTCACATGCACCTGCTAACCTTGCCTGGTGTAAAGCTGTCCGATATCAAAACCATTGAATCACACCCAATGGCTTTGCGCCAGTGTACCGAGTTCATCCACACGTTGAATGGCATTGAAATCCGCGAAAGTGATGACACGGCTCTTTCAGCAAAGCGTGTTAAAACATTAAAGCTTAAACAAACCGCAGCCATTGCCAATGAGTTGGCTGCGAAAAAGTATGGTCTGCAAATTCTGGAGAAGCGCATTGAAACCCACAAGAAAAACTTTACGCGCTTTCTGGTGTTAACCCGTAAATCGGAAAATAATGAAAAGGCAAACAAGGCATCGTTGAGTTTTGAAGTGGCCAATGAAGTGGGCAGCCTGGCTGATGCATTGATGACGTTCAAGCTAAATCAGATCAACTTGTTAAAAATTCAATCGATACCGGTTATCGGAAAGCCCAGTGAATACCGCATTCATGTAGATGTGGAATGGAAGCGGAGAAAACAGTATGACGATGCGATGAAGCAGGTGTTGCGGCAGGTAAAAAACTTAAACGTATTGGGTGAGTATAAGAAGGCAAAAATTGAATACAACTAA
- a CDS encoding aminotransferase class I/II-fold pyridoxal phosphate-dependent enzyme produces MIETAKRIQHIEEYYFSKKLAEVRSLDTPKLKVINLGIGSPDLAPAQPVIDALTTSAQQPNSHGYQSYKGIPDFRRSISDFYNRTYDVILDPETMILPLMGSKEGILHISMAFLNEEDEVLIPDPGYPTYASVTKLVGAKPKTYALKETLNWGIDLEELEQQDLSRVKIMWVNFPHMPTGRIASHNELQALVNLARKHKFLIINDNPYSLILNDHPISILSTEGATEVALELNSLSKSHNMAGWRLGWVAGRKEYIDAVLRVRSNMDSGMFLSLQHAAVEALKNDAAWFTELNKVYASRKAWAHKILDTLSCTYSPNQSGLFVWAKVPDQIADVGEWVDQILYGAKVFITPGFVFGQTGNRYIRLSLCSPEQQLKEAHQRIADWKQAEPESLKDKSVAV; encoded by the coding sequence ATGATTGAAACCGCGAAAAGAATACAACACATTGAGGAATACTACTTCAGCAAAAAACTGGCAGAAGTGCGTTCGCTGGATACACCGAAACTAAAAGTAATCAACCTGGGTATTGGCAGTCCGGATTTAGCCCCGGCACAACCTGTTATTGATGCGCTTACCACTTCGGCACAGCAACCCAACAGTCACGGCTATCAGAGCTACAAAGGGATTCCGGATTTTCGAAGAAGTATATCTGATTTCTACAATCGCACATATGATGTCATTCTTGATCCCGAAACCATGATTCTTCCGCTTATGGGATCAAAGGAAGGGATTTTGCATATCAGCATGGCATTCCTGAATGAAGAAGATGAAGTATTGATTCCTGATCCGGGTTACCCAACGTATGCTTCTGTGACAAAACTGGTTGGCGCCAAGCCCAAAACATACGCGCTAAAAGAAACATTGAACTGGGGCATTGATTTGGAGGAACTGGAACAACAGGATTTATCGCGGGTAAAAATCATGTGGGTTAATTTTCCGCATATGCCTACGGGACGCATTGCTTCGCACAATGAATTGCAGGCGTTGGTTAATTTGGCGCGCAAACATAAATTTTTAATCATAAATGATAACCCATACAGCCTGATCCTGAACGATCATCCCATCAGTATTTTATCAACAGAAGGAGCAACGGAAGTCGCACTTGAATTAAACTCCTTAAGTAAGTCGCACAACATGGCCGGTTGGCGTTTGGGCTGGGTGGCCGGAAGGAAGGAATACATTGATGCGGTGCTGCGGGTTCGAAGCAACATGGACTCGGGAATGTTTCTTAGCTTACAACATGCCGCGGTTGAGGCGTTGAAGAATGACGCAGCGTGGTTTACGGAATTGAATAAGGTGTATGCAAGCAGAAAGGCATGGGCACACAAAATTCTGGATACACTTTCGTGCACATACTCACCGAATCAATCCGGATTGTTTGTGTGGGCAAAGGTGCCAGATCAAATTGCGGATGTAGGTGAGTGGGTTGATCAGATTTTATATGGTGCTAAAGTTTTCATTACACCAGGTTTTGTTTTTGGTCAGACAGGAAACCGGTATATCAGGCTTTCATTATGTTCACCTGAACAACAGTTGAAAGAAGCACACCAGCGGATTGCAGACTGGAAGCAAGCAGAGCCTGAATCGCTAAAAGATAAATCAGTAGCAGTATGA